The following are encoded in a window of Ricinus communis isolate WT05 ecotype wild-type chromosome 4, ASM1957865v1, whole genome shotgun sequence genomic DNA:
- the LOC8277110 gene encoding uncharacterized protein LOC8277110 isoform X1, translating to MASRAGGVVQDQNLNIHFNETSVGWKTNVSKAPRKGVLGGRTPLGDLSNSLKPSLNQASKKQNSSIFSFTEKEIGASQNALDATKNRSTCKKASGKAHTTGRKPLSDISNSGKQNRNEGSKRSYNAKLSVVAEEPIDANAIAGEQFLHNHEECIKVQSRVMNLDQFLQMIGLDNDIIKQHANTVSIKVKAESPPRQHLELEEMTEELIEEEFWNDKLWSCKLDSPPPCRTPKSPKHYMNSDYNFALLESP from the exons ATGGCATCAAGAGCTGGGGGTGTGGTTCAAGATCAGAATCTGAATATTCACTTTAATG AAACTTCTGTTGGCTGGAAGACCAATGTCTCTAAAGCGCCAAGGAAAGGAGTGCTTGGCGGAAGGACACCACTCGGTGATCTGTCAAATTCACTGAAACCTTCTTTGAATCAGGCATCAAAGAAGCagaattccagcattttctCCTTCACCGAGAAAGAAATCGGTGCCTCTCAAAATGCACTAGATGCAACCAAGAACAGAAGTACCTGTAAAAAAGCCTCGGGGAAAGCACATACCACTGGCAGGAAACCACTTTCTGACATTTCAAATTCCGGAAAGCAAAATCGGAATGAGGGATCAAAGAGGAGCTACAATGCAAAGCTAAGTGTTGTAGCAGAGGAACCAATTGATGCCAATGCTATTGCAGGAGAACAGTTTCTGCACAATCATGAAGAATGCATCAAAGTGCAGTCAAGAGTTATGAACTTGGATCAGTTTCTTCAGATGATTGGACTAGATAATG ATATTATAAAACAGCATGCAAACACTGTGTCAATTAAGGTGAAG GCTGAGAGTCCCCCAAGGCAGCACTTGGAACTGGAAGAGATGACTGAGGAGCTAATTGAAGAGGAGTTCTGGAACGACAAGCTGTGGTCTTGTAAACTTGATTCTCCACCTCCGTGCAGAACTCCAAAATCACCTAAGCATTACATGAACAGCGACTACAACTTTGCATTGTTAGAATCCCCGTAG
- the LOC8277110 gene encoding uncharacterized protein LOC8277110 isoform X2, whose amino-acid sequence MASRAGGVVQDQNLNIHFNETSVGWKTNVSKAPRKGVLGGRTPLGDLSNSLKPSLNQASKKQNSSIFSFTEKEIGASQNALDATKNRSTCKKASGKAHTTGRKPLSDISNSGKQNRNEGSKRSYNAKLSVVAEEPIDANAIAGEQFLHNHEECIKVQSRVMNLDQFLQMIGLDNDIIKQHANTVSIKAESPPRQHLELEEMTEELIEEEFWNDKLWSCKLDSPPPCRTPKSPKHYMNSDYNFALLESP is encoded by the exons ATGGCATCAAGAGCTGGGGGTGTGGTTCAAGATCAGAATCTGAATATTCACTTTAATG AAACTTCTGTTGGCTGGAAGACCAATGTCTCTAAAGCGCCAAGGAAAGGAGTGCTTGGCGGAAGGACACCACTCGGTGATCTGTCAAATTCACTGAAACCTTCTTTGAATCAGGCATCAAAGAAGCagaattccagcattttctCCTTCACCGAGAAAGAAATCGGTGCCTCTCAAAATGCACTAGATGCAACCAAGAACAGAAGTACCTGTAAAAAAGCCTCGGGGAAAGCACATACCACTGGCAGGAAACCACTTTCTGACATTTCAAATTCCGGAAAGCAAAATCGGAATGAGGGATCAAAGAGGAGCTACAATGCAAAGCTAAGTGTTGTAGCAGAGGAACCAATTGATGCCAATGCTATTGCAGGAGAACAGTTTCTGCACAATCATGAAGAATGCATCAAAGTGCAGTCAAGAGTTATGAACTTGGATCAGTTTCTTCAGATGATTGGACTAGATAATG ATATTATAAAACAGCATGCAAACACTGTGTCAATTAAG GCTGAGAGTCCCCCAAGGCAGCACTTGGAACTGGAAGAGATGACTGAGGAGCTAATTGAAGAGGAGTTCTGGAACGACAAGCTGTGGTCTTGTAAACTTGATTCTCCACCTCCGTGCAGAACTCCAAAATCACCTAAGCATTACATGAACAGCGACTACAACTTTGCATTGTTAGAATCCCCGTAG
- the LOC8277109 gene encoding proline--tRNA ligase, chloroplastic/mitochondrial encodes MVVCLTRLPSLTSAFFSSPSIRHSPAFPRRRHNYVCSASSSFSIQSAASSPPETEDRVANLKSRINQDRAVTPRSEDFNAWYLDVIANAELADYGPVRGTMVIRPYGYAIWEAIQDYLNVKFKETGHSNMYFPQFIPYSFIEKEASHVEGFSPELALVTIGGGKELEEKLVVRPTSETIVNHMFTQWIHSYRDLPLMVNQWANVTRWEMRTKPFVRTLEFLWQEGHTAHATPEEAEKEALQMIDVYTKFAYEQAAIPVIAGRKSKVETFAGAVRTYTIEAMMGDRKALQAGTSHNLGQNFSRAFGTQFTDENGQRQHVWQTSWAISTRFVGGIIMTHGDDTGLMLPPKIAPIQVVIVPIWKKDTEKAGVLNAASSVREVLQSSGLKVKLDDSDQRTPGWKFNFWEMKGVPLRIEIGPRDVSSGSVVISRRDVPGKQGKVFGISMEPSILEAYVKDKLDEIQSSLLGRAMSFRESHIVDVSSYGELKEAISLGKWARGPWSASDADELRVKEETGATIRCFPFEQPQGTKTCLMTGKPAEEVAIFAKSY; translated from the exons atggtAGTGTGTCTCACAAGATTGCCATCTCTCACCTCTGCCTTCTTCTCTTCACCATCAATACGCCACTCGCCGGCGTTTCCACGGCGGCGTCACAATTATGTATGTTCAGCATCATCATCCTTCTCCATACAGAGCGCGGCATCTAGTCCCCCTGAGACCGAAGACAGAGTTGCTAACCTGAAAAGTAGAATAAATCAGGACCGAGCCGTTACTCCTCGATCTGAAGACTTCAATGCTTGGTATCTCGATGTTATTGCTAACGCTGAGCTAGCTGATTATGGTCCTGTTAGGGGTACAATGGTCATTCGACCTTATGGTTATGCTATTTGGGAGGCTATCCAG GATTACTTAAATGTTAAGTTCAAGGAGACTGGACACAGCAACATGTATTTTCCACAG TTTATACCTTATTCATTTATAGAGAAGGAAGCTAGCCATGTTGAGGGCTTTAGTCCAGAATTGGCTCTGGTAACTATTGGTGGGGGAAAGGAACTTGAAGAAAAACTTGTG GTTCGACCTACTAGTGAAACCATAGTCAATCACATGTTTACTCAGTGGATACATAGTTACCGCGATCTTCCTCTCATGGTCAACCAG tggGCAAATGTCACAAGATGGGAAATGCGCACGAAACCATTTGTGAGGACTCTTGAATTTCTGTGGCAAGAGGGGCATACGGCCCATGCCACTCCTGAGGAGGCAGAAAAAGAG GCATTACAGATGATTGACGTGTATACGAAATTTGCTTATGAGCAAGCTGCAATACCTGTTATTGCAGGTCGAAAATCAAAGGTGGAAACCTTTGCTGGTGCTGTCAGGACATATACGATAGAGGCTATGATGGGTGATCGAAAGGCATTACAGGCTGGAACTAGCCACAACCTTGGTCAAAATTTTTCTCGGGCTTTTGGAACACAG TTCACTGATGAAAATGGACAAAGGCAGCATGTCTGGCAGACATCATGGGCCATCAGTACCCGCTTTGTTGGTGGTATTATTATGACACATGGAGATGACACTGGCCTGATGCTTCCCCCCAAAATTGCACCAATACAG GTAGTAATTGTGCCAATTTGGAAGAAGGATACTGAGAAAGCTGGAGTTCTAAATGCGGCATCATCTGTGAGAGAAGTTCTTCAATCTTCTGGTCTCAAAGTTAAACTTGATGACTCAGATCAGAGAACCCCTGGATGGAAGTTCAATTTCTGGGAGATGAAG GGAGTGCCTCTAAGAATTGAAATTGGTCCTCGGGACGTTTCAAGCGGAAGTGTAGTCATCTCTAGGAGAGATGTTCCTGGAAAGCAAGGAAAAGTGTTTGGAATATCGATGGAGCCTTCAATTTTAGAAGCTTATGTCAAGGACAAGTTGGATGAGATTCAGTCATCACTTTTGGGAAGAGCAATGTCATTTCGTGAAAG TCATATTGTGGATGTGAGCTCATATGGTGAACTCAAAGAAGCCATATCTCTTGGCAAATGGGCAAGGGGTCCTTGGTCAGCTAG TGATGCGGATGAATTAAGGGTGAAAGAAGAAACAGGAGCGACAATTCGGTGCTTCCCCTTTGAACAGCCTCAAGGGACTAAAACATGCTTGATGACCGGCAAGCCAGCAGAAGAAGTTGCAATTTTTGCTAAATCTTATTAA
- the LOC107260839 gene encoding ferric reduction oxidase 2-like, translated as MKTLLQSSIRVLVAVVFLGYMMIWIMKPTNTYFLHWLPDIQAKTNSTFFGKQGANMLVFMFPILFIATLSCLYLHMGNTSQIDYWFASWKRPVIMKGPLGIVSWMEVSFLVMFITLLMWSLFSYLHGMFAFAAPEAAYLGLKVWEAKLQSAGLSLGLVGNVCLAFLFFPVTRGSSVLRLLGLNSEASIKYHIWLGHIALTIFTSHGLCYIVFWVKTHQLLQMLKWDKFQFSNMAGVIALLSGLIMWITSLKRIRRKIFELFFYNHYLYILFVVFYVFHVGFADACIILPGFYLFLIDRYLRFLQSQQGVFLVSARILPCETIELNFSKSPGLSYAPRSTAFINVPKISKLQWHPFTITSNSNLDPDKLSIVIKCEGNWSHKLYQILSSSSPSDHHQVSVEGPYGHFSNSFMRHDELVMVSGGSGITPFISIIREILFLANTANRRTPRILLICAFKKSRELAMLDLLLPVSGTTLDISQLKLEIEAYITREKELKTENQKLRTIWFKSHQSDVPVSAVLGSNSWLWLGTIISASFVIFLGLIGILTRYYIYPTDHNTDMIYSMPSRSALNMIFLIVSVVMTTSAAFLWNKKQNAKEMKQIQIVDMPTPGTSPGSTFHDTQRELESVPHESLLQATRVHLGERPNLKRILSECKENSVGVLVSGPRKMKREVAAICSSGSVDHLHFESISFSW; from the exons ATGAAGACCCTTCTCCAATCATCCATAAGGGTGTTGGTGGCTGTGGTGTTTCTTGGGTATATGATGATTTGGATCATGAAGCCCACAAACACTTATTTCTTGCACTGGCTGCCTGATATTCAGGCAAAAACCAATTCCACATTCTTTGGAAAGCAAG GTGCAAACATGCTGGTGTTTATGTTTCCAATTCTTTTTATTGCCACCTTATCCTGTCTGTACCTCCATATGGGAAATACTAGCCAGATCGATTATTGGTTTGCTTCATGGAAACGTCCGGTGATCATGAAAGGTCCTCTTGGGATTGTTTCATGGATGGAGGTGTCTTTCCTGGTCATGTTCATTACATTACTGATGTGGTCTTTGTTCTCTTACTTGCATGGTATGTTTGCGTTCGCCGCGCCAGAGGCTGCATACCTGGGGTTGAAAGT GTGGGAAGCCAAGTTGCAAAGTGCAGGTTTGTCTCTGGGACTTGTTGGGAATGTCTGCCTGGCATTTCTCTTCTTCCCAGTAACTAGAGGATCCTCAGTTTTGCGGCTTCTTGGCCTCAACTCAGAGGCAAGCATCAAGTACCATATATGGCTAGGCCATATTGCTTTAACCATCTTCACTTCACACGGATTATGTTACATTGTGTTTTGGGTCAAAACCCACCAATTGTTGCAG ATGCTGAAATGGGacaaatttcaattttcaaatatGGCTGGGGTTATAGCCTTGCTTTCTGGATTAATCATGTGGATCACAAGTCTAAAGCGCATTAGGCGAAAGATTTTCGAGCTCTTCTTCTATAATCACTATCTTTACATTCTTTTCGTTGTGTTCTACGTTTTTCATGTTGGGTTCGCTGATGCTTGCATCATCCTCCCTGGTTTCTACCTCTTCCTAATTGATCGATATTTGAGATTTTTACAATCCCAGCAGGGAGTTTTCTTGGTCTCAGCACGCATTTTGCCGTGCGAAACCATAGAACTGAATTTCTCAAAGAGCCCAGGGTTGAGCTATGCTCCAAGAAGCACTGCCTTCATAAATGTGCCTAAAATTTCCAAGCTGCAATGGCATCCCTTTACAATTACATCCAACAGCAATCTGGATCCAGACAAGTTAAGCATTGTCATCAAATGTGAAGGAAACTGGTCTCACAAGTTGTATCAAATACTGTCATCCTCTTCACCATCTGACCACCATCAAGTCTCCGTCGAAGGACCTTACGGCCATTTCTCAAACTCTTTTATGAG GCACGACGAGCTAGTGATGGTGAGCGGAGGAAGCGGCATAACCCCTTTCATCTCCATCATCCGAGAAATCCTGTTTCTGGCCAATACAGCAAATCGCAGGACCCCTAGGATACTCCTCATATGTGCCTTCAAGAAGTCTAGAGAACTCGCAATGCTAGACCTTCTACTCCCAGTTTCAGGAACCACACTTGACATTTCTCAATTAAAGCTAGAAATTGAAGCCTATATAACCAGAGAGAAAGAACTGAAGACAGAGAACCAGAAGCTCAGAACAATATGGTTCAAGTCCCATCAATCGGATGTGCCAGTTTCTGCAGTCCTAGGTTCAAATAGTTGGCTCTGGCTGGGGACAATAATTTCAGCTTCTTTCGTCATCTTCCTTGGCCTCATTGGCATTCTTACACGATATTACATATACCCAACTGACCATAATACTGATATGATATACTCCATGCCTTCAAGGTCTGCTTTAAACATGATCTTCTTAATTGTCTCTGTAGTGATGACCACCTCTGCAGCATTCCTGTGGAACAAGAAACAGAATGCTAAGGAAATGAAGCAAATTCAGATCGTGGATATGCCAACGCCAGGAACATCCCCAGGCTCTACATTCCACGATACCCAGAGAGAACTGGAGAGCGTTCCTCACGAATCTCTTCTCCAAGCTACCAGGGTGCACCTTGGTGAACGGCCAAATCTGAAAA GAATATTATCAGAGTGCAAAGAAAACAGTGTGGGAGTTCTTGTAAGCGGACCAAGAAAGATGAAGCGAGAAGTGGCCGCAATTTGCTCATCTGGTTCAGTAGATCACTTACATTTTGAGTCCATTAGCTTTAGCTGGTGA
- the LOC8277108 gene encoding ferric reduction oxidase 4-like, whose translation MSNISVMRLILLVVFLGWLIVWVLLPTKVYKNSWTPKLNSKLNSTYFGTQGTNLLLFSFPVMFIAAFGCVHLHFHKNKRGNSSSKSNVKGNLLSFFRRPVLVMAPLGIVTAMEIAFSAMFIALMIWSLANYLYISFGNLHMHVEGEKVWQAKFRSVSLRLGYIGNVCWAFLFIPVTRGSSLLHLVGLTSESSIKYHIWLGHLSNILFAAHTMGFIIYWAMTNEMAEMLEWSKTYVSNVAGEIAMVLAVAMWLTSIHRIRRKMFELFFYTHHLYILYILFYVLHVGAAYTCMILPGIFLFLIDRYLRFLQSRQRVRLVSARLLPCGTVELNFSKDRGLHYNPTSILFLNVPTISKLQWHPFTVTSNCDAEPERLSVIIKCQGSWSQKLYREISSVDRLELSAEGPYGPTSSHFLRHELLVMVSGGSGIAPFISIIRQIIFESTQPNCHIPQVLLVCSFKNSTELAVLDLLLPIDGAPAELTKVQLQIEAYITREKDQPIEDTEKLLQTKWFKPSPSDSPITAVLGPNNWLWLGAIIASSFVMFLLLLGIITRYYIYPIDHNTGVVYHYSYYILWDLFLACVCIFVASSAAFLWFKKGNAMEGKQIQNLEIPTPTLSSGSWFYSADRELESLPRQSLVQATKVHFGGRPDLKRILFDCKRSDVGVLACGPRGMRHEVAKICSSGLADNLYFESISFNW comes from the exons ATGAGCAACATCTCAGTCATGAGGCTGATATTGCTCGTGGTGTTTCTGGGATGGCTCATTGTTTGGGTTCTCTTACCGACGAAGGTTTACAAAAATTCTTGGACTCCAAAGCTAAACAGTAAACTGAATTCCACATATTTTGGAACCCAAG GAACAAATCTTCTGCTATTTTCATTTCCGGTGATGTTCATAGCTGCTTTTGGATGTGTTCATCTCCATTTTCATAAGAATAAACGAGGAAATTCCAGCTCCAAAAG CAACGTCAAAGGCAATCTTTTGTCCTTCTTCAGACGTCCAGTGCTTGTGATGGCTCCTTTAGGGATTGTTACTGCAATGGAGATTGCTTTTTCAGCCATGTTTATTGCACTGATGATCTGGTCTCTTGCCAACTACTTGTATATCAGTTTTGGTAATCTCCATATGCATGTTGAAGGGGAGAAAGT GTGGCAAGCAAAGTTTCGAAGCGTATCACTGAGGCTTGGATATATTGGAAATGTATGCTGGGCCTTTCTCTTCATTCCAGTGACTCGAGGATCTTCCCTTTTACATCTTGTTGGACTCACATCTGAGTCCAGTATCAAGTATCATATATGGCTGGGGCATCTCTCAAATATCCTTTTTGCTGCACATACCATGGGTTTCATCATTTACTGGGCAATGACTAATGAAATGGCTGAG ATGCTAGAGTGGAGCAAAACCTACGTCTCAAATGTTGCTGGGGAGATTGCCATGGTTCTTGCAGTGGCAATGTGGCTGACAAGCATTCATCGCATCAGGCGCAAAATGTTTGAGCTTTTCTTCTACACCCACCATTTGTATATTCTCTACATACTCTTCTATGTATTGCATGTTGGCGCTGCCTACACGTGCATGATCCTACCTGGGATCTTCCTTTTCCTCATTGATCGATATTTAAGATTCTTACAGTCAAGGCAACGGGTTAGATTAGTCTCAGCTCGCCTTCTACCATGTGGAACTGTTGAGCTGAACTTCTCTAAGGACAGAG GATTGCATTATAACCCAACAAGCATATTATTCCTAAATGTGCCTACCATTTCCAAGCTACAGTGGCACCCATTTACTGTGACTTCAAACTGCGACGCAGAACCGGAGAGGCTAAGTGTAATTATCAAATGTCAGGGAAGTTGGTCTCAAAAGCTTTACCGGGAAATTTCTTCTGTAGATCGTCTTGAATTGTCTGCTGAAGGACCTTATGGACCTACTTCATCTCATTTCTTAAG GCATGAGTTGCTCGTGATGGTGAGTGGGGGCAGTGGTATAGCTCCCTTTATCTCCATAATCCGCCAGATCATTTTCGAAAGCACACAGCCAAACTGTCATATTCCTCAAGTCCTTCTGGTTTGTTCTTTCAAGAATTCAACTGAGCTTGCCGTACTTGACCTCCTGCTTCCCATCGACGGCGCGCCTGCAGAACTTACAAAAGTGCAACTCCAAATTGAAGCTTATATAACTAGAGAGAAAGATCAACCTATTGAAGACACTGAAAAGCTCCTCCAAACCAAATGGTTCAAGCCAAGTCCATCAGACTCACCCATAACTGCAGTTCTAGGCCCCAACAATTGGTTATGGCTTGGCGCAATAATCGCTTCATCATTTGTCATGTTCCTCCTGTTACTAGGCATTATCACTCGTTACTATATTTACCCCATTGATCATAACACTGGCGTCGTATATCATTATTCCTATTATATACTATGGGATTTGTTTTTGGCCTGTGTCTGCATATTTGTTGCTTCTAGTGCAGCCTTCCTTTGGTTCAAGAAAGGAAATGCCATGGAGGGGAAGCAAATCCAGAACCTGGAGATTCCAACTCCAACATTATCATCAGGTTCATGGTTTTACAGTGCCGATAGAGAGCTCGAAAGCCTTCCTCGTCAATCCCTTGTCCAAGCTACTAAGGTGCATTTTGGTGGAAGACCTGACCTCAAGA GAATTCTGTTTGATTGCAAGAGATCAGATGTTGGAGTGTTAGCCTGTGGGCCAAGGGGAATGAGACATGAAGTTGCCAAAATCTGTTCATCTGGCCTGGCAGATAACCTCTACTTCGAGTCTATTAGTTTTAACTGGTGA
- the LOC8277107 gene encoding uncharacterized membrane protein YjcL isoform X1: MASLSSPLLHSSCSPSLRISSRHLSPFSSRHKLSHPNINEAAFSPSTISLNNTSLIRQIKLRSQLRFPLISPDDHWGTWTALFATGAFGIWSEGTKVGSMVSAALVSTLVGLAASNIGIIPYETAAYSLVLEFLLPLTVPLLLFRADLRNVIRSTGKLFLAFLLGSVATIIGTTVAFLMVPMRSLGPDNWKIAAALMGSYIGGSVNYVAISEALGTSPSVVAAGIAADNVICATYFMALFALASKIPAENSASTNDSLIGVEMDVESSSTGKIPVLQMAAALAISFMICRTATYLTQLCKVQGGNLPAITAIVVFLATSFPVQFGRLAPAGDTIALVLMQVFFAVVGASGSIWNVIKTAPSIFLFALVQLTVHLAVVLGLGRLFDFDLKLLLLASNANIGGPTTACGMATAKGWKSLVVPGILAGIFGISIATFLGVAFGMMFLKYL; the protein is encoded by the exons ATGGCTTCCTTATCATCACCGTTGCTTCACTCTTCTTGCTCTCCCTCACTACGAATCTCATCTAGGCACCTGTCACCTTTCTCTTCCCGCCATAAACTCTCACATCCAAACATTAACGAAGCAGCATTCTCACCTTCTACTATATCGCTTAACAACACTAGTTTAATTAGACAAATAAAACTCCGTTCACAGCTTAGGTTTCCTTTAATTTCTCCAGACGACCATTGGGGCACATGGACCGCTCTCTTCGCCACCGGAGCTTTTGGTATCTg gTCAGAGGGGACTAAAGTTGGGAGCATGGTGAGTGCGGCGTTGGTTAGCACATTGGTTGGGCTAGCAGCGAGTAATATTGGAATCATTCCTTACGAAACGGCGGCGTATTCTCTTGTGTTGGAGTTTCTACTGCCGCTAACGGTTCCTTTGCTCTTGTTTAGAGCTGATTTGCGAAATGTGATCCGTTCAACAGGGAAACTGTTTTTGGCCTTCTTGCTTGGTTCAG TTGCAACTATCATTGGAACTACAGTAGCATTTCTGATGGTGCCTATGCGATCACTTGGTCCAGACAATTGGAAAATAGCTGCTGCCCTTATGGGTAGTTATATTGGGGGAT CTGTTAATTATGTTGCAATTTCGGAGGCTCTTGGTACATCTCCATCTGTTGTGGCTGCAGGAATAGCTGCCGACAATGTTATTTGTGCAACATACTTCATGGCATTATTTGCATTGGCCTCTAAAATTCCTGCTGAGAACTCAGCATCTACTAATG ACTCTTTGATAGGTGTTGAAATGGATGTGGAGTCCAGTTCTACAGGCAAGATCCCTGTGCTTCAGATGGCTGCAGCACTTGCTATCTCCTTTATGATTTGTAGGACAGCTACGTATCTCACACAATTGTGCAAGGTTCAAGGAGGCAATCTTCCAGCAATAACAGCTATAGTTGTCTTTTTAGCAACATCATTTCCAGTGCAATTTGGTCGTCTTGCTCCTGCTGGTGATACTATTGCCCTGGTTCTGATGCag GTCTTTTTTGCTGTGGTTGGAGCTAGTGGGAGCATATGGAATGTGATAAAAACAGCACCTAGTATTTTCTTGTTTGCTCTAGTTCAACTAACTGTGCATCTTGCTGTGGTCCTCGGACTTGGAAGACTATTCGATTTTGATTTGAAGCTCTTACTTCTGGCATCAAATGCCAATATTGGAGGCCCTACAACAGCCTGTGGAATGGCTACTGCAAAAGGATGGAAATCTCTTGTTGTCCCCGGGATTCTTGCAGGCATTTTTGGCATCTCTATTGCTACTTTTCTAGGAGTTGCTTTTGGAATGATGTTCCTTAAATACTTGTAG
- the LOC8277107 gene encoding uncharacterized membrane protein YjcL isoform X2 translates to MASLSSPLLHSSCSPSLRISSRHLSPFSSRHKLSHPNINEAAFSPSTISLNNTSLIRQIKLRSQLRFPLISPDDHWGTWTALFATGAFGIWSEGTKVGSMVSAALVSTLVGLAASNIGIIPYETAAYSLVLEFLLPLTVPLLLFRADLRNVIRSTGKLFLAFLLGSVATIIGTTVAFLMVPMRSLGPDNWKIAAALMGSYIGGSVNYVAISEALGTSPSVVAAGIAADNVICATYFMALFALASKIPAENSASTNGVEMDVESSSTGKIPVLQMAAALAISFMICRTATYLTQLCKVQGGNLPAITAIVVFLATSFPVQFGRLAPAGDTIALVLMQVFFAVVGASGSIWNVIKTAPSIFLFALVQLTVHLAVVLGLGRLFDFDLKLLLLASNANIGGPTTACGMATAKGWKSLVVPGILAGIFGISIATFLGVAFGMMFLKYL, encoded by the exons ATGGCTTCCTTATCATCACCGTTGCTTCACTCTTCTTGCTCTCCCTCACTACGAATCTCATCTAGGCACCTGTCACCTTTCTCTTCCCGCCATAAACTCTCACATCCAAACATTAACGAAGCAGCATTCTCACCTTCTACTATATCGCTTAACAACACTAGTTTAATTAGACAAATAAAACTCCGTTCACAGCTTAGGTTTCCTTTAATTTCTCCAGACGACCATTGGGGCACATGGACCGCTCTCTTCGCCACCGGAGCTTTTGGTATCTg gTCAGAGGGGACTAAAGTTGGGAGCATGGTGAGTGCGGCGTTGGTTAGCACATTGGTTGGGCTAGCAGCGAGTAATATTGGAATCATTCCTTACGAAACGGCGGCGTATTCTCTTGTGTTGGAGTTTCTACTGCCGCTAACGGTTCCTTTGCTCTTGTTTAGAGCTGATTTGCGAAATGTGATCCGTTCAACAGGGAAACTGTTTTTGGCCTTCTTGCTTGGTTCAG TTGCAACTATCATTGGAACTACAGTAGCATTTCTGATGGTGCCTATGCGATCACTTGGTCCAGACAATTGGAAAATAGCTGCTGCCCTTATGGGTAGTTATATTGGGGGAT CTGTTAATTATGTTGCAATTTCGGAGGCTCTTGGTACATCTCCATCTGTTGTGGCTGCAGGAATAGCTGCCGACAATGTTATTTGTGCAACATACTTCATGGCATTATTTGCATTGGCCTCTAAAATTCCTGCTGAGAACTCAGCATCTACTAATG GTGTTGAAATGGATGTGGAGTCCAGTTCTACAGGCAAGATCCCTGTGCTTCAGATGGCTGCAGCACTTGCTATCTCCTTTATGATTTGTAGGACAGCTACGTATCTCACACAATTGTGCAAGGTTCAAGGAGGCAATCTTCCAGCAATAACAGCTATAGTTGTCTTTTTAGCAACATCATTTCCAGTGCAATTTGGTCGTCTTGCTCCTGCTGGTGATACTATTGCCCTGGTTCTGATGCag GTCTTTTTTGCTGTGGTTGGAGCTAGTGGGAGCATATGGAATGTGATAAAAACAGCACCTAGTATTTTCTTGTTTGCTCTAGTTCAACTAACTGTGCATCTTGCTGTGGTCCTCGGACTTGGAAGACTATTCGATTTTGATTTGAAGCTCTTACTTCTGGCATCAAATGCCAATATTGGAGGCCCTACAACAGCCTGTGGAATGGCTACTGCAAAAGGATGGAAATCTCTTGTTGTCCCCGGGATTCTTGCAGGCATTTTTGGCATCTCTATTGCTACTTTTCTAGGAGTTGCTTTTGGAATGATGTTCCTTAAATACTTGTAG